In Thermoprotei archaeon, a single window of DNA contains:
- the sufC gene encoding Fe-S cluster assembly ATPase SufC — protein sequence MTLLEIKNLKVAVEGKEILKGINLAINQGEVHAIMGPNGSGKSTLAYSIMGHPKYKITEGDIFFNGQSILQLTTDQRARLGLFLAFQTPLEIQGLPLVGFLRTAYNMIVRQSGEVQVSPAEFMKIIREKISMLNMDESFAKRYLNEGFSGGERKKNEVLQMLILKPKLAILDEVDTGLDIDSLKIIAQAINSLRDQNRSILMITHYQRILKYIKPDYVHVILNGKIVVSGDYKLAEELEAKGYGWLTQQFLTN from the coding sequence GGTATTAATCTGGCTATCAATCAAGGTGAAGTACACGCAATTATGGGTCCTAACGGATCGGGTAAAAGCACACTAGCTTATTCAATAATGGGTCATCCAAAGTATAAAATCACAGAGGGAGACATATTCTTTAATGGTCAAAGTATTTTACAACTGACTACTGACCAGCGTGCAAGGTTGGGGTTATTTCTAGCATTCCAAACACCACTAGAAATTCAAGGACTTCCTCTTGTAGGCTTTTTAAGAACTGCGTACAATATGATAGTAAGGCAATCAGGTGAAGTACAAGTATCCCCAGCGGAATTTATGAAAATTATTAGAGAAAAAATATCCATGCTTAATATGGATGAATCGTTTGCAAAAAGATATCTTAATGAGGGATTCTCTGGCGGAGAACGCAAAAAGAACGAAGTTTTGCAAATGTTAATACTCAAACCAAAACTAGCAATCCTAGACGAAGTTGATACAGGTCTTGACATAGACTCATTAAAAATTATAGCACAGGCTATAAATTCATTAAGGGATCAAAACAGATCAATACTAATGATAACACACTATCAAAGAATTTTGAAATATATAAAACCAGACTACGTCCATGTAATTCTGAACGGTAAAATAGTGGTATCTGGAGATTATAAATTAGCGGAAGAATTAGAAGCAAAAGGTTATGGATGGCTTACGCAACAATTTTTAACTAACTGA